The Sulfolobus islandicus Y.N.15.51 sequence TGTTTTGCGTGGATTCCCTATATAGGTTTATTAGTCGGGGAGAGTAATACTCTCCTCGACTGGGGAAACATGGTCGACGTGAGTTCTGAAGCAAAGTCTTCGGCTACGGGCGTGACTCACCCCTACCGTCGGACTGAACATTGTGATAAAATTCACGAATATAGGTGTGACAAAGAGGTAGGGGTAATAGGAATAGATATATCAAAAGAACATTTAATAACTAGTAGGGGGAGGGTGAGAAAATACGAGAACAACTTGAAGGGTTATGAGGAAATCCTCAAGATGAAACCTTGCGTAATAGTCCTAGAGTTGTGGTAAAAATGAGCCTAAGTTTATTAATGCTTGATCATTGTAAAAAAGCCCTAAGCCACTAAATAAATAAGCAAACCATTGCGCGCCTAAATAGCTATATAATCCCAAGGATAGCGCAAAGGCTATCCATAACGCCCAATAATTGACAAATGCAACTAGGGGATGTGATGATCTAGCTTGAAATACGTAATCTCCACCTGATCTAGGGGTTGAGATTGACGCAACGTAAAAAAGAAATGCCATTCCTAAAGTGGGTAATAGTGATATTAAGTAAGATACGGTCCAATTTGCCCCCGGAGCGAGATAAAGCCATGATACTATTAATATAGGTATTCCACCCGTTACCAGTCCAAATGTAGCGAAGAACGATGCCCAAGGACTAACTTCTCTTACTAAACCAGAGGATTGTCTTATGAAAACAGATTGGTTTTTATCTGGCATTTTGAGTAGTGTGGTATGTAAAGTGCTTAAAAACCTTACTACTATCAAATTTTTAAAGTATTTAAAGTTATATGTGGATTCGAATTTTCTTTTTTTAACAAAAATACCTTACCTCGATGACGAGAAAAATTATATTGATTCCTTCAATTTCTATTTGACAATATTTCCAATTGCCACTTATAAGTTATTGTACTAGTATAAGCTGTAACTATTTTAGAAATTATTACAACTTTCTTTTCCTTGACAAGGATGGTCAATTTCATATAGGTGAGTAGATGATCAGCTTTTAAGCAGTGCTAGGAAAGTTAGTTATATGGAAGAAAATTTTGACGCTAGTGTATTGGAAGCTCCAATAATTAATGTGATTCCTCCCGGTCCTAAATCACTTAAGTTATTAAAAGATCAAGAAGAGTATGAGACTTCAGCTGTAAATTACCCTAAATACTTTAAGATAGCAATTGATAAAGCTCAAGGTTCTACCATAACTGATGTTGATGGCAATGTATACATTGACCTGGTTACCGGGATATCCGTGGTTAATCTAGGTCATAACAATCCCTTTATCAGAAGGAGAGTTCAAGAGCAATTGGAAAAAGTATGGCACACCTTAGAAATACCAACGGAAATAAGAGTTAATTTTAGTAAAAAGTTATTATCTACTTTAGGATTTAAGGCTAAACTGTTGTTTACAACAACAGGTGCTGATGCTGTCGAGGCAGCAGTGAAAATAGCCAGATACGTGACTGGAAAGAAAACTATAATTGCCTTTGAAGGTTCGTATCATGGGATAACTGCTGGCACTTTAGGTTTAACTGGTGCTAATAGATTTAAGGAGTTTAATCCTTTCTTTGACGACAGAGTGGTAAAGTTTCCTTATCCCTATCCTTATAGATGCCCATTTAAGGACTGTTTAAATGAGATATTACGCTTACTAGATTACGCGATGTCAAATCCTGGATATTTAGGTGGTGATGTGGCTGGGATATTAGTTGAACCAATTCAAGGTGAAGGAGGCTATGTAGTTCCACCTAAGGGTTTTCTCAAGGGTCTCAAGGAATTAGCTGAAAAGTATTCAGTCCCGTTGATAGTCGACGAAGTTCAAACTGGTGTAGGAAGGACTGGAAAAATGTGGGCGTATCAATGGGAAAATATTGAGCCAGATATAGTTGTAATTTCCAAGGCAATAGGTGAAGGAATACCAGTTTCAATGGTAGGCTATAGGGAAGAGTTCAATAAACTACCCACTGGCTTTCATCTTGGTACTTATAGGGGAAATCCCTTAGGATTGGCGGCTGGATTAGCTTCTTTAGAGTTTATAGAGAAATATAACATTCTCCCAAGGGTAGAGAGGTTAGGTAAAAAGATTCTAGAGGAGTTGAGTGAAGTTGAAAATTCACACGTAGGCGATATAAGGGGATTAGGCTTCATGATAGGAATAGAGTTAGTTAGAAATGGAAATGAACCTTGGAGTGAAGGGACAAAGATTGTCATAGAGGAAGCGTTAAAAAGAGGGTTATTGGTGTATAAGGCTGGAAGATGGGATAATGTGATAAGACTTATGCCACCATTAACAATCCCAGAGCCATTGCTTAATAAGGCAGTAGAAATTTTAAAGAGAATCCTTAATTCAATTTAGCATTTTTTAAAAACTGTACAACTGTTTGAATATTAAAGCTTATTATTCTTATTTTATTTTATTCCTATTGATTTCCTATGGAAAAGCATAAAAAGGGAGTGTTCTTAAGGGAGTCGTCTGGTTTAGTAAGAGAGTTTGGCATATTAGACGCCTTATGGTTTAATATTGCCTTACTTGGGCTACTATTTTCCACATACTATGTAGCTTCCACTGGTCCTCTAGTTGGCGGGAATCCTTTATTAGGATTAATATTACCTATACTTGGATTTTTCCTAGTAGGAATGATATTCTCATATGTTGGCTCTAAGGTTCCAAGAGTTGCCGCTGATTATGTTTATGTCAGTAGGAATTTACATCCTGCATTAGGTTTCGTAGGAAATGCTGGATACTTTTTAGCAACTGTGCCTTTATTCATGGGAATTACTGGAATAACATTACAAACATTTGGTCTAATACCCCTATTAACAATCCTAGGCTACTACACTCATAATCTTTCCCTAATAGCAATAGGTTCGCAAATAGATAGTAATCCGTATTTGATAATGACCATAGGTGCTACTGAGATAGTTATTATGTCCTTGATTCCAATCTTTGGAAATAAGGTATATAGAGTGTTTCAATGGTTGGCAATTCCTCTGGCGTTGATAGCTGCCATAGGAATGATCATAGTAGAGGCAGTAGTTCCACACTCCTTAGCTATAAGTAGGCTAAACGATTTCGCGTTAACCTACGCAAACGTTACAAACTTATATGCCAATGTAACATCATCAAATGTTCCAGTGCCAGCATATTATAATATTTACAATATCACTTCATTAAACCCGGTCTACGTAGTGGGATTCTCTTATATAATTAATACTGTGTATATAGCGGGTGAGGTAAGGAACCCAAAGAGAAGTATGCCAATAAGTATTCTAGGTACTCTAATTATAACTGGATTCATATTTACAGCAGCATTAGCTCTTGAGTATAACC is a genomic window containing:
- a CDS encoding aspartate aminotransferase family protein → MEENFDASVLEAPIINVIPPGPKSLKLLKDQEEYETSAVNYPKYFKIAIDKAQGSTITDVDGNVYIDLVTGISVVNLGHNNPFIRRRVQEQLEKVWHTLEIPTEIRVNFSKKLLSTLGFKAKLLFTTTGADAVEAAVKIARYVTGKKTIIAFEGSYHGITAGTLGLTGANRFKEFNPFFDDRVVKFPYPYPYRCPFKDCLNEILRLLDYAMSNPGYLGGDVAGILVEPIQGEGGYVVPPKGFLKGLKELAEKYSVPLIVDEVQTGVGRTGKMWAYQWENIEPDIVVISKAIGEGIPVSMVGYREEFNKLPTGFHLGTYRGNPLGLAAGLASLEFIEKYNILPRVERLGKKILEELSEVENSHVGDIRGLGFMIGIELVRNGNEPWSEGTKIVIEEALKRGLLVYKAGRWDNVIRLMPPLTIPEPLLNKAVEILKRILNSI
- a CDS encoding amino acid permease; protein product: MEKHKKGVFLRESSGLVREFGILDALWFNIALLGLLFSTYYVASTGPLVGGNPLLGLILPILGFFLVGMIFSYVGSKVPRVAADYVYVSRNLHPALGFVGNAGYFLATVPLFMGITGITLQTFGLIPLLTILGYYTHNLSLIAIGSQIDSNPYLIMTIGATEIVIMSLIPIFGNKVYRVFQWLAIPLALIAAIGMIIVEAVVPHSLAISRLNDFALTYANVTNLYANVTSSNVPVPAYYNIYNITSLNPVYVVGFSYIINTVYIAGEVRNPKRSMPISILGTLIITGFIFTAALALEYNQFGYDFTTKMMYLSIAQGTLPIPTPYLDLLEGVASGNVVLGVLFALASILQLLMYLSAASFVGSRLLFSYAMDRIMPDFVGDVSEKRHVPIKAIILSMIAGLIGLTVFTLPVTSAGAFLLSSVAVAILMLFPMTILSIAVLKTEKGENKIRTVAILSIIYLIYTFYQYLTVPAIGADSVVGYGILTGSIVILFGIFYIAKFVRARQGIDFNLIFKEIPPE